A genome region from Pseudomonas pergaminensis includes the following:
- a CDS encoding MFS transporter — protein sequence MSHPSQFTLLRTRRFLPFFITQLLGAFNDNIFKQSLILAILYKLTIDGDRSIWVNLCALLFILPFFLFSALAGQFGEKFNKDALIRAIKIGEIVIMAVGATGFLTNHLELMLLALFAMGTHSALFGPVKYSIMPQALHDDELVGGNGLVEMGTFLAILAGTIGAGIMMSSTHYAPVVSVAIVGVAVLGYLASRSIPRAAASTPELRLNWNIFSESWATLRLGLGQTPAVSRSIVGNSWFWFVGAIYLTQIPAYAKEWLYGDETVVTLILTVFSVGIALGSMLCEKLSGRKVEIGLVPFGSFGLTVFGLLLWWHSGGFPQNVQANDWLAVLSYGQAWWVLFDILGLGVFGGFYIVPLYALIQSRTAENERARVIAANNILNALFMVVSAIVSILLLSVAKLSIPELFLVVSLLNIAVNTYIFKIVPEFTMRFMIWLLSHSMYRVEHRNLQAIPDEGAALLVCNHVSFVDALLIGGAVRRPIRFVMYYKIYRLPVLNFIFRTAGAIPIAGRNEDIQIYEKAFTRIAQYLKEGELVCIFPEGKLTANGEMNEFRGGVTRILEETAVPVIPMALQGLWGSFFSRDPNKGFFHRIWSRVVLVAGEPVAVESATPAQLQEKVTQLRGTVL from the coding sequence ATGAGCCACCCCTCGCAATTCACCTTGCTGCGCACACGGCGTTTCCTGCCGTTTTTCATCACCCAGTTGCTGGGCGCTTTCAACGACAACATCTTCAAGCAATCGCTGATCCTGGCCATTCTCTACAAGCTCACTATCGACGGTGACCGCTCGATCTGGGTCAACCTCTGCGCATTGTTGTTTATCCTGCCGTTCTTCCTGTTCTCGGCCCTGGCCGGGCAGTTTGGCGAGAAATTCAACAAGGACGCGTTGATCCGCGCGATCAAGATCGGTGAGATCGTGATCATGGCCGTGGGCGCGACGGGCTTCCTCACCAACCACCTGGAGCTGATGCTGCTCGCGCTGTTTGCCATGGGCACTCACTCGGCGCTGTTCGGCCCGGTGAAGTACTCGATCATGCCCCAGGCATTGCATGACGATGAGCTGGTCGGCGGCAACGGCCTGGTGGAAATGGGCACGTTCCTGGCGATCCTGGCCGGCACCATCGGCGCCGGGATCATGATGTCGTCCACCCATTACGCCCCCGTGGTGTCCGTGGCGATTGTCGGCGTAGCGGTGCTGGGTTACCTGGCCAGCCGCAGCATTCCGCGCGCGGCCGCGTCGACCCCGGAACTGCGCTTGAACTGGAATATCTTCAGCGAATCCTGGGCCACCCTGCGCTTGGGCCTGGGGCAAACACCGGCCGTTTCGCGCTCCATCGTCGGCAACTCGTGGTTCTGGTTTGTCGGTGCGATCTACCTGACGCAGATCCCGGCCTACGCCAAGGAGTGGTTGTACGGCGACGAGACCGTGGTGACACTGATCCTCACGGTGTTCTCGGTGGGTATCGCACTGGGTTCGATGCTCTGCGAAAAGCTCTCCGGGCGTAAGGTCGAAATCGGCCTGGTGCCGTTCGGTTCATTCGGCCTGACGGTGTTCGGCCTGCTGCTGTGGTGGCACTCCGGCGGCTTCCCGCAGAACGTCCAGGCCAACGATTGGCTTGCCGTACTCAGCTACGGCCAGGCGTGGTGGGTGCTGTTCGATATCCTCGGCCTGGGTGTATTCGGCGGCTTCTACATCGTGCCGCTGTATGCATTGATCCAGTCGCGTACCGCCGAGAACGAACGCGCGCGCGTAATCGCCGCGAACAACATTCTCAACGCGCTGTTCATGGTGGTCTCGGCCATCGTGTCGATCCTGCTGCTGAGCGTGGCCAAGCTGTCGATCCCGGAACTGTTCCTGGTGGTGTCGCTGCTCAACATCGCGGTCAACACCTACATCTTCAAGATCGTCCCCGAGTTCACCATGCGTTTCATGATCTGGCTGCTCAGCCATTCCATGTACCGCGTGGAGCATCGCAACCTGCAGGCGATCCCGGATGAAGGCGCGGCGTTGTTGGTGTGCAACCATGTGTCGTTTGTGGATGCACTGTTGATTGGCGGCGCGGTGCGTCGGCCGATTCGCTTCGTCATGTACTACAAGATCTACCGCTTGCCGGTGCTCAACTTCATCTTCCGCACCGCCGGGGCGATTCCGATTGCGGGGCGCAACGAAGATATCCAGATCTACGAAAAGGCCTTCACGCGCATTGCGCAGTATTTGAAGGAAGGGGAGTTGGTGTGCATCTTCCCGGAGGGCAAGCTGACTGCCAATGGCGAGATGAACGAGTTTCGCGGGGGCGTGACGCGCATCCTTGAAGAAACCGCGGTTCCGGTGATTCCGATGGCGTTGCAGGGGTTGTGGGGGAGTTTCTTCAGCCGCGATCCGAACAAGGGCTTCTTTCATCGCATCTGGTCGCGGGTGGTATTGGTGGCGGGCGAGCCGGTGGCGGTCGAGTCGGCGACCCCGGCGCAGTTGCAGGAGAAAGTTACTCAGCTGCGCGGCACGGTCCTGTAG
- the sugE gene encoding quaternary ammonium compound efflux SMR transporter SugE: protein MSWIILFFAGLFEVGWAVGLKYTDGFSKPLPTALTIAAMAISLGLLGLAMKELPLGTAYAIWTGVGAVGTVIAGIILFGESMALFRLASVALIICGLIGLKIST, encoded by the coding sequence ATGTCCTGGATCATTCTGTTTTTCGCGGGTCTGTTTGAAGTCGGCTGGGCCGTCGGCCTGAAGTACACCGACGGTTTCAGCAAGCCACTCCCCACGGCCCTGACGATTGCCGCCATGGCCATCAGCCTTGGCCTGCTGGGGCTCGCCATGAAGGAACTGCCGCTGGGCACCGCCTATGCCATCTGGACCGGCGTGGGTGCAGTGGGCACCGTGATCGCTGGGATTATCCTGTTTGGGGAATCCATGGCGTTGTTCCGTTTGGCCAGCGTGGCGTTGATCATTTGTGGGCTTATTGGCCTGAAAATCTCCACATAA
- a CDS encoding bile acid:sodium symporter family protein — protein MRALAALSRFVGNTFAYWVLIFAVVAFLEPGWFIGLKSAIVPLLGLVMFGMGLTLKLDDFAEVARHPWRVALGVVAHFVIMPGVAWLLCQAFHLPPEIAVGVILVGCCPSGTSSNVMTWLARGDLALSVAIAAVTTLLAPLLTPALIWLLASAWLPVSFMELFWSILQVVLLPIVLGVLAQRVLGDRVRHAVDVLPLVSVVSIVIIVAAVVAASQAKIAESGLLIMAVVMLHNSFGYLLGYFTGRVFKLPLAQRKSLALEVGMQNSGLGAALASAHFSPLAAVPSALFSVWHNISGALLSTYFRRMSEKEDRRALENTPQT, from the coding sequence ATGCGCGCACTCGCCGCCTTGAGCCGCTTCGTCGGCAATACCTTCGCCTACTGGGTGTTGATTTTCGCCGTCGTCGCCTTCCTCGAACCCGGCTGGTTCATTGGCCTTAAAAGCGCCATTGTCCCGCTGCTGGGCCTGGTGATGTTCGGCATGGGGCTGACCCTCAAACTCGATGACTTCGCCGAAGTCGCCCGCCACCCCTGGCGTGTGGCATTAGGCGTGGTTGCGCATTTCGTGATCATGCCGGGCGTGGCGTGGTTGCTGTGCCAGGCCTTCCATCTCCCCCCGGAAATCGCCGTCGGCGTGATCCTGGTCGGTTGCTGCCCAAGCGGCACCTCGTCCAACGTGATGACCTGGCTGGCCCGTGGCGACCTGGCGTTGTCGGTGGCCATCGCCGCCGTCACCACCCTCCTCGCCCCGCTGCTCACGCCAGCATTGATCTGGCTGCTGGCCTCGGCCTGGCTGCCGGTGTCGTTCATGGAGCTGTTCTGGTCGATCCTGCAAGTGGTGTTGCTGCCGATCGTGCTCGGCGTGCTGGCGCAACGCGTGCTCGGCGATCGGGTTCGGCATGCGGTCGATGTGCTGCCACTGGTGTCGGTGGTGAGCATCGTGATCATCGTCGCGGCGGTGGTTGCCGCCAGCCAGGCGAAGATCGCCGAGTCGGGCTTGTTGATCATGGCCGTGGTGATGCTGCACAACAGCTTTGGCTACCTGCTGGGTTACTTCACCGGCCGCGTGTTCAAGTTGCCGTTGGCGCAGCGCAAGTCGCTGGCGCTGGAGGTGGGCATGCAGAACTCCGGGCTGGGCGCCGCGCTGGCCAGTGCGCACTTTTCGCCGCTGGCGGCGGTGCCGAGTGCCCTGTTCAGTGTCTGGCACAATATCTCCGGTGCATTGCTGTCGACTTACTTCCGCCGCATGAGCGAAAAGGAAGACCGTCGCGCCCTGGAGAACACGCCGCAAACTTGA
- the rdgC gene encoding recombination-associated protein RdgC — protein MWFKNLLIYRLTQDLPVDAEALEAAMATKLARPCASQELTTYGFVAPFGKGEDAPLVHVSGDFLLIAARKEERILPGSVVRDALKEKVEEIEAEQMRKVYKKERDQIKDEIIQAFLPRAFIRRSSTFAAIAPKQGLILVNSASPKRAEDLLSTLREVIGTLPVRPLTVKTAPTAVMTDWVTTQKQADDFFVLDECELRDTHEDGGIVRCKRQDLTGEEIQLHLTTGKVVTQLALAWQDKLSFMLDDKMTVKRLKFEDLLQDQAEQDGGEEALGQLDASFTLMMLTFGDFLPALVEALGGEETPQGI, from the coding sequence ATGTGGTTCAAGAACCTGCTTATCTATCGCCTGACCCAAGATCTGCCTGTTGATGCCGAGGCGTTGGAAGCGGCCATGGCCACCAAACTGGCGCGCCCGTGTGCAAGCCAGGAGTTGACCACTTACGGTTTCGTCGCGCCTTTTGGTAAAGGTGAAGACGCTCCCCTGGTTCACGTCAGCGGTGACTTCCTGCTGATCGCCGCGCGCAAGGAAGAACGTATCCTGCCGGGCAGCGTGGTGCGTGACGCACTGAAAGAGAAAGTCGAAGAGATCGAGGCCGAGCAAATGCGCAAGGTCTATAAGAAGGAACGCGACCAGATCAAGGATGAAATCATCCAGGCTTTCCTGCCCCGCGCCTTTATCCGTCGCTCGTCGACCTTCGCGGCCATCGCGCCGAAACAAGGCCTGATCCTGGTCAACTCCGCCAGCCCGAAACGCGCCGAAGACTTGCTGTCGACCTTGCGTGAAGTGATCGGCACCCTGCCCGTTCGCCCACTGACGGTAAAAACCGCACCGACGGCGGTCATGACCGACTGGGTCACCACCCAGAAGCAGGCCGATGACTTCTTCGTCCTCGACGAATGCGAACTGCGCGATACCCACGAAGACGGCGGCATCGTGCGCTGCAAGCGTCAGGACCTGACCGGCGAAGAGATCCAGCTGCACCTGACCACCGGCAAAGTCGTGACCCAACTGGCCCTGGCCTGGCAGGACAAGCTGTCCTTCATGCTCGACGATAAAATGACCGTCAAGCGCCTGAAGTTCGAAGACCTGCTGCAAGACCAGGCCGAACAGGACGGCGGTGAAGAAGCCCTGGGCCAACTGGATGCGAGCTTTACCCTGATGATGCTGACGTTTGGCGACTTCTTGCCGGCGCTGGTTGAAGCATTGGGCGGTGAAGAGACTCCGCAAGGTATCTAA
- a CDS encoding TonB-dependent siderophore receptor has product MHTPSYPRGRFRLLKSAPLSLAMLTATTLNISMAQADAVSVAAQTYDIPAGPLGSSLNRFAQQAGVAIVFQSHELEGLKGPGLKGNFAIQDGFDRLLQGSGYRAVKGDQVYALQPAPTAGDGSLELSPTQVSGNQLGNVTEDTGSYTPGTIATATRMVLTPKETPQSVSVVTRQHMDDFGLNNVDDVMRHTPGITVSAFDTERTNYYARGFSINNFQYDGIPSTARNVAYSAGNTLSDMAIYDRVEVLKGATGLLTGAGSLGATINLVRKKPTADFKGHATLGAGSWDNYRSELDVSGPMTESGNVRGRAVAAYQDKHSFMDHYSRQSPTYYGIMEFDLSPDTLLTVGGDYQDTLPKGSSWSGSFPLINSRGDSNSVKRSFNNAADWSSWEQYTRTVFAMLEHDLGNGWVTKLQLDHKINGYHALMGSIQGDQPQPDGTAQLTSGKYTGETVSDSADLYVSGPFSLGGREHELVLGGSISASEWKGKGYWNLSPNIVDFNNWHGHATIPDWGRAQSLTDDTVRQTGAYVTTRLNLADDLKLLLGGRVVNYQVTGYNPNYRESGRFVPYIGAVYDLNDTYSVYASYTDIFMPQENYNRDRDNKLLEPDEGQNWELGMKADFFDGRLNASAAYFEIHESNRALSDDEYNNQTPIPNNYAYKSSKAVTKGYELEMSGEIAPGWQLQAGYTHKVVRDDKDEKISTFEPEDQVKLFTTYKLKGNLDKLTVGGGVRWQSVGWQDIYNNPHSQYEEFSQDAYWLVDLMTKYQVSKNLSATLNVNNLFDKHYYTNIGFYNSAAYGEPRNFMVTTRWDF; this is encoded by the coding sequence ATGCACACCCCTTCCTACCCGCGCGGACGCTTTCGGCTCCTGAAAAGCGCGCCGCTGTCCCTGGCCATGCTCACCGCCACTACGCTGAACATCAGCATGGCCCAAGCCGATGCCGTCAGCGTCGCAGCCCAGACCTACGACATCCCCGCCGGGCCGCTGGGCAGTTCGCTCAACCGCTTCGCCCAGCAGGCCGGTGTGGCGATCGTGTTCCAGTCCCACGAACTGGAAGGCCTCAAAGGCCCAGGCCTGAAAGGCAATTTCGCGATCCAGGACGGTTTCGACAGGTTGTTGCAAGGCAGCGGCTACCGCGCGGTAAAAGGTGATCAGGTCTATGCTCTGCAACCCGCCCCCACCGCCGGCGACGGCAGCCTGGAACTGAGCCCGACCCAGGTCAGCGGCAACCAACTCGGCAACGTCACCGAAGACACCGGTTCCTACACGCCCGGCACGATCGCCACCGCCACGCGGATGGTGCTGACGCCCAAGGAAACCCCACAGTCGGTGTCGGTGGTCACCCGCCAGCACATGGATGATTTCGGCCTGAACAACGTCGATGACGTGATGCGCCACACACCCGGCATCACCGTTTCAGCCTTCGACACCGAGCGTACCAACTACTACGCCCGGGGCTTCTCGATCAATAACTTCCAGTACGACGGCATTCCGTCCACGGCGCGCAACGTCGCTTACTCGGCGGGCAACACCCTGAGCGACATGGCGATCTATGACCGTGTCGAAGTGCTCAAGGGCGCCACTGGCCTGCTGACTGGCGCAGGTTCGCTGGGCGCGACGATCAACCTGGTGCGCAAGAAGCCCACCGCCGACTTCAAGGGGCATGCGACCCTCGGTGCCGGTTCCTGGGACAATTACCGTAGCGAGCTGGATGTCAGCGGCCCCATGACCGAAAGCGGCAACGTGCGTGGCAGGGCCGTAGCGGCCTACCAGGACAAACATTCGTTCATGGACCACTACTCGCGCCAGAGCCCGACGTACTACGGCATCATGGAGTTCGACCTGTCACCCGATACCCTGCTCACGGTCGGCGGTGACTATCAAGACACGCTGCCAAAGGGCTCTTCGTGGTCGGGCAGTTTCCCGTTGATCAACTCCAGAGGCGACAGCAATAGCGTCAAGCGCTCGTTCAACAACGCTGCCGACTGGAGCAGTTGGGAGCAATACACCCGCACCGTATTTGCCATGCTCGAACACGACCTGGGCAATGGCTGGGTGACCAAGCTGCAACTGGATCACAAGATCAACGGCTACCACGCCCTGATGGGCTCGATCCAGGGTGACCAGCCGCAGCCCGACGGCACCGCGCAACTCACCTCGGGCAAGTACACCGGGGAAACCGTCAGCGATTCCGCCGACCTGTACGTGAGCGGTCCCTTCAGCCTGGGCGGTCGCGAACATGAACTGGTACTGGGCGGCTCTATCAGCGCCTCGGAATGGAAAGGCAAAGGCTACTGGAACCTCTCCCCCAATATCGTCGACTTCAACAACTGGCACGGCCACGCCACGATACCGGACTGGGGCCGCGCGCAATCACTGACCGACGACACCGTGCGCCAGACAGGCGCTTATGTGACTACCCGCCTGAACCTCGCCGACGACCTCAAGCTGCTGCTGGGCGGGCGTGTGGTCAACTATCAGGTCACGGGCTACAACCCCAACTACCGTGAGTCCGGGCGTTTCGTCCCTTACATCGGTGCGGTGTACGACCTCAACGACACCTATTCGGTCTACGCCAGCTACACCGATATCTTCATGCCGCAGGAGAATTACAACCGCGATCGAGACAACAAGCTGCTTGAGCCGGACGAAGGCCAGAACTGGGAACTGGGCATGAAAGCCGACTTTTTCGACGGTCGCTTGAACGCCAGCGCGGCTTACTTTGAAATCCACGAATCCAATCGCGCACTGTCGGATGACGAGTACAACAACCAGACGCCCATCCCGAACAACTACGCCTACAAGAGCAGCAAGGCCGTCACCAAAGGTTATGAGCTGGAGATGTCCGGCGAGATTGCCCCTGGCTGGCAACTCCAGGCCGGCTACACCCACAAGGTGGTGCGCGACGACAAGGACGAGAAGATCTCCACCTTCGAACCTGAAGATCAGGTCAAGCTGTTCACCACCTACAAGCTCAAGGGCAACCTGGACAAGCTGACCGTCGGCGGTGGCGTGCGCTGGCAAAGCGTGGGCTGGCAGGACATCTACAACAACCCGCACAGCCAATACGAAGAGTTCTCCCAGGATGCCTATTGGCTGGTGGACCTGATGACCAAATATCAGGTCAGCAAAAACCTGTCGGCCACGCTGAACGTCAACAACCTGTTCGACAAGCACTACTACACCAACATCGGCTTCTATAACTCCGCCGCTTACGGCGAGCCGCGCAACTTCATGGTGACCACCCGCTGGGATTTCTAG
- a CDS encoding FecR family protein codes for MPDAHPQIEQQAAEWLLRLHDGELNEAQRLAFECWKQQSPQHAAAAARMEAVIARMQALRGKKAPARAALNAAFAQPKNRRRKNAVRALVVACSLAIPAAALLISPYPQQWMADVRNGPSQWQTLQLADGSTLTLNGISAANLHFDSKQRRIELLQGEILVQVAHDTTRPFVVQTPQGTLRALGTRFVVKRDGDVTVLSMLESRVAAHSANGEQTLEVDAGSQALMRSSDVRLAGTVDPTSINEAWRRHQLVVENKPLPEVLDEIARHRAGRVQFDRRALQGLRVSAVIPLDNSDHALQLLAQTLPIQVQAFTPWLIVVSPETPPNK; via the coding sequence ATGCCGGACGCCCACCCACAGATCGAACAACAAGCGGCCGAATGGCTGCTGCGCCTGCACGACGGCGAACTGAACGAGGCCCAGCGACTGGCGTTCGAGTGCTGGAAACAGCAAAGCCCGCAACACGCCGCAGCGGCCGCCCGCATGGAAGCCGTTATCGCCCGCATGCAGGCACTGCGTGGCAAAAAAGCCCCGGCACGGGCGGCGCTGAACGCAGCCTTTGCCCAGCCCAAAAACCGTCGACGCAAGAACGCCGTGCGCGCGCTGGTAGTGGCCTGCAGCCTGGCGATTCCGGCAGCGGCGCTGCTGATCAGCCCTTATCCGCAGCAATGGATGGCCGATGTGCGCAACGGGCCAAGCCAATGGCAAACCCTGCAACTGGCGGATGGCTCAACGCTGACCCTCAACGGTATCAGCGCGGCAAACCTGCATTTCGATAGCAAACAACGCCGTATCGAATTGCTGCAAGGCGAAATCCTGGTGCAGGTGGCCCACGACACCACGCGGCCGTTTGTCGTGCAGACGCCTCAAGGCACCCTGCGAGCGCTGGGCACACGGTTTGTGGTCAAGCGAGACGGTGATGTCACCGTGCTGAGCATGCTCGAATCCCGCGTGGCCGCACACAGTGCCAACGGCGAGCAGACGCTGGAAGTCGACGCAGGCTCACAAGCCTTGATGCGTTCCAGCGACGTTCGCCTGGCCGGCACTGTCGACCCGACCAGCATCAACGAGGCCTGGCGTCGCCATCAACTGGTCGTGGAGAACAAGCCATTGCCCGAGGTCCTGGACGAAATCGCCCGGCATCGCGCCGGCCGCGTGCAATTTGATCGCCGTGCGCTGCAAGGCCTGCGAGTGTCTGCCGTGATCCCGCTGGATAACAGCGACCATGCCTTGCAATTACTCGCGCAAACGTTGCCGATCCAGGTGCAGGCCTTCACCCCTTGGTTGATCGTGGTAAGCCCCGAGACACCGCCCAATAAATAA
- a CDS encoding sigma-70 family RNA polymerase sigma factor produces MSVGEPPFQREITQLYSEHHGWLLTWLRRKLGCRQNAADLAQDTFARILNARESVAGIREPRAYLSTTARRLLIDQARRKQIEQAYLQELALTVDALEGFQSPEQIHTTLEALEQIAFILEGMHEYSRQAFVLYYLEEMTQQQIARQLKLSERTVRKYLIKALMHCGHSMDTD; encoded by the coding sequence ATGTCTGTGGGTGAACCGCCATTCCAACGGGAAATTACCCAGCTCTACAGCGAGCATCATGGCTGGCTGCTCACCTGGCTACGCCGCAAACTGGGCTGCCGGCAGAACGCAGCCGACCTGGCGCAGGATACCTTTGCACGCATTCTGAACGCGCGCGAGTCTGTCGCCGGCATTCGCGAGCCCCGGGCGTATTTGAGCACCACCGCCAGGCGCCTGCTCATCGACCAGGCGCGGCGCAAGCAGATCGAACAGGCCTACCTGCAGGAACTGGCCCTCACCGTGGACGCGCTGGAAGGGTTTCAATCCCCGGAGCAGATCCACACCACCCTCGAAGCCCTCGAACAGATCGCGTTTATCCTGGAAGGCATGCACGAATACTCGCGCCAGGCATTCGTGCTGTATTACCTCGAAGAAATGACTCAACAGCAAATCGCCCGACAGCTCAAGTTGTCGGAACGCACCGTGCGCAAATACCTGATCAAGGCGCTCATGCATTGCGGCCACAGTATGGACACTGATTGA